In Populus alba chromosome 1, ASM523922v2, whole genome shotgun sequence, a single window of DNA contains:
- the LOC118058061 gene encoding LOW QUALITY PROTEIN: acetyl-coenzyme A carboxylase carboxyl transferase subunit beta, chloroplastic (The sequence of the model RefSeq protein was modified relative to this genomic sequence to represent the inferred CDS: substituted 1 base at 1 genomic stop codon): MKKCWFHSMLSNVELEYRCRLSKSMDNLGPLENTSVSEDPILNDTEKNTYNWSHSDSSNVDHLVGVRDIRNLNVDDTFLVLGRDNKKDGYSIYFDIENQVFGIDNNHSFLSELEKEFSSYWNSSYLNKGSRSDDSHYDYSMYDNKYSWNNYINSCIDSYLRSQIGIASSILSGSENCSESYISTYILGESRNSSETGNSRLRTSTNDSDFALRENSNDLGVTQKYKHLWVQCEICYGLNYKKFFKSKMNICEQCGYHLKMSSSDRIELLIDPGTWDPMDEEMFSLDPIDFHSEEEPYKDRIDSYKKKTGLTEAIQTGIGQLNGIPVAIGVMDFQFMGGSMGSVVGEKITRLIEYATNQFLPLILVCASGGARMQEGSLSLMQMAKISSALYDYQSNKKLVYVSILTSPTTGGVTASFGMLGDIIIAEPNAYIAFAGKRVIEQTLKKTVPXGSQAAEFLFHKGLFDPIIPRNLLKGVLSELFQLHAFFL, from the coding sequence ATGAAAAAATGTTGGTTCCATTCGATGTTATCCAATGTGGAGTTAGAATACAGGTGTAGGCTAAGTAAATCAATGGATAATCTTGGTCCTCTTGAAAATACCAGTGTAAGTGAAGACCCGATTCTAAATGATACAGAAAAAAACACCTATAATTGGAGTCATAGTGACAGTAGTAATGTTGATCATTTAGTCGGCGTTAGGGACATTCGGAATTTAAACGTGGATGACACTTTTTTAGTTTTAGGTAGGGATAATAAAAAAGACGGTTATtccatatattttgatattgaaaatcaagtttttggGATTGACAATAATCATTCTTTTTTGagtgaattagaaaaagaattttCTAGTTATTGGAATTCTAGTTATTTAAATAAGGGGTCTAGGAGTGACGATTCCCACTATGATTATTCTAtgtatgataataaatatagttGGAATAATTACATCAATAGTTGCATTGACAGTTATCTTCGTTCTCAAATCGGGATTGCTAGTTCTATTTTAAGTGGTAGTGAAAATTGCAGCGAAAGTTACATTTCTACTTACATTTTGGGTGAAAGTAGAAATAGTAGTGAAACCGGGAATTCCAGGCTAAGAACTAGCACGAACGACAGCGATTTCGCTCTAAGAGAAAATTCTAATGATCTCGGCGTAACTCAAAAATACAAGCATTTGTGGGTTCAATGTGAAATTTGTTATggattaaattataagaaattttttaaatccaaaatgaATATTTGTGAACAATGTGGATATCATTTGAAAATGAGTAGTTCAGATAGAATTGAACTTTTGATTGATCCAGGCACTTGGGATCCTATGGATGAGGAGATGTTCTCTCTGGATCCCATTGACTTTCATTCAGAGGAGGAACCTTATAAAGATCGTATtgattcttataaaaaaaagacaggATTAACCGAGGCCATTCAAACCGGCATAGGTCAACTAAACGGCATTCCCGTAGCAATTGGGGTTATGGATTTTCAGTTTATGGGGGGTAGTATGGGATCGGTAGTAGGCGAGAAAATTACTCGTTTAATCGAGTATGCTACCAATCAATTTTTACCTCTTATTCTAGTGTGTGCTTCCGGAGGAGCACGCATGCAAGAAGGAAGTTTGAGCTTGATGCAAATGGCTAAAATTTCTTCCGCTTTATATGATTATCAATCGAATAAAAAGTTAGTTTATGTATCAATCCTTACATCTCCTACGACTGGTGGGGTGACAGCTAGTTTTGGTATGTTGGGGGATATCATTATTGCTGAACCCAACGCCTACATTGCATTTGCAGGTAAAAGAGTAATTGAACAAACATTGAAGAAGACAGTACCTTAAGGTTCACAAGCGGCTGAATTTTTATTCCATAAGGGCTTATTCGATCCAATCATACCACGTAATCTGTTAAAGGGCGTTCTGAGTGAGTTATTTCAGCTCCACGCTTTTTTCCTTTGA
- the LOC118042595 gene encoding LOW QUALITY PROTEIN: ribulose bisphosphate carboxylase large chain (The sequence of the model RefSeq protein was modified relative to this genomic sequence to represent the inferred CDS: inserted 1 base in 1 codon): MSCREGLMSPQTETKTGVGFKAGVKEYKLNYYTPEYETKDTDILAPFRVTPQPGVPPEEAGAAVAAESSTGTWTTVWTDGLTSLDRYKGRCYDIEPVAGEENQFIAYVAYPLDLFEEGSVTNMFTSIVGNVFGFKALRALRLEDLRIPPAYTKTFQGPPHGIQVERDKLNKYGRPLLGCTIKPKLGLSAKNYGRAVYECLRGGLDFTKDDENVNSQPFMRWRDRFLFCAEALYKAQTETSEIKGHYLNATAGTCEEMMKRAIFARELGVPIVMHDYLTGGFTANTSLAHYCRDNGLLLHIHRAMHAVIDRQKNHGIHFRVLAKALRMSGGDHIHPGTVVGKLEGERDITLGFVDLLRDDFVEKDXSRDIYFTQDWVSLPGVLPVASGGIHVWHMPALTEIFGDDSVLQFGGGTLGHPWGNAPGAVANRVALEACVQARNEGRDLAREGNEIIREASKWSPELAAACEVWKEIKFEFEAMDTL; this comes from the exons ATGAGTTGTAGGGAGGGGCTTATGTCACCACAAACAGAGACTAAAACAGGTGTTGGATTCAAGGCTGGTGTTAAAGAGtataaattgaattattatacTCCTGAATATGAAACCAAAGATACTGATATCTTGGCACCATTCCGAGTAACTCCTCAACCTGGAGTTCCGCCCGAGGAAGCAGGGGCCGCAGTAGCTGCTGAATCTTCTACTGGTACATGGACAACTGTGTGGACCGACGGGCTTACCAGTCTTGATCGTTATAAGGGACGATGCTACGACATCGAGCCCGTTGCTggagaagaaaatcaatttattgCTTATGTAGCTTACCCCTTAGACCTTTTTGAAGAAGGTTCTGTTACTAACATGTTTACTTCCATTGTGGGTAATGTATTTGGGTTCAAAGCCCTACGCGCTCTACGTCTGGAGGATTTGCGAATTCCTCCTGCTTATACTAAAACTTTTCAAGGCCCACCTCATGGTATCCAAGTTGAAAGAGATAAATTGAACAAGTATGGTCGCCCCCTATTGGGCTGTACTATTAAACCTAAATTGGGGTTATCCGCTAAGAATTACGGTAGAGCAGTTTATGAATGTCTACGCGGTGGACTTGATTTTACCAAAGATGATGAGAACGTGAACTCCCAACCATTTATGCGTTGGAGAGATCGTTTCTTATTTTGTGCCGAAGCACTTTATAAAGCACAGACTGAAACCAGTGAAATCAAAGGGCATTATTTAAACGCTACTGCAGGTACATGCGAAGAAATGATGAAAAGGGCTATATTTGCCAGAGAATTGGGAGTTCCTATCGTAATGCATGACTACTTAACAGGAGGATTCACCGCAAACACTAGTTTGGCTCATTATTGCCGAGATAATGGTTTACTTCTTCACATCCATCGCGCAATGCATGCAGTTATTGATAGACAGAAAAATCATGGTATACACTTTCGTGTACTAGCTAAGGCATTACGTATGTCTGGTGGAGATCATATCCACCCTGGTACCGTAGTAGGTAAACTTGAAGGGGAAAGAGACATAACTTTGGGTTTTGTTGATTTACTGCGTgatgattttgttgaaaaag GAAGCCGCGATATTTATTTCACTCAAGATTGGGTCTCTCTACCGGGTGTTCTGCCCGTGGCTTCGGGGGGTATTCACGTTTGGCATATGCCTGCTCTGACCGAGATCTTTGGAGATGATTCCGTACTACAATTCGGTGGAGGAACTTTAGGGCACCCTTGGGGAAATGCACCTGGTGCCGTTGCTAATCGAGTAGCTCTAGAAGCATGTGTACAAGCTCGTAATGAGGGACGTGATCTTGCTCGTGAGGGTAATGAAATTATCCGTGAAGCTAGCAAATGGAGCCCTGAACTAGCTGCTGCTTGTGAAGTATGGAAGGAGATTAAATTTGAATTCGAAGCAATGGATACGTTGTAA
- the LOC118042593 gene encoding profilin-3 → MSWQTYVDDHLMCEIEGNHLTAAAIIGHDGSVWAQSATFPQFKPEEISAMMKDFDEPGSLAPTGLHLGGTKYMVIQGEPGAVIRGKKGSGGVTVKKTSQALVIGLYDEPLTPGQCNMIVERLGDYLIDQGL, encoded by the exons ATGTCGTGGCAAACATACGTTGATGATCATCTGATGTGCGAAATCGAGGGCAACCATCTGACGGCTGCTGCCATTATCGGCCATGATGGCAGTGTGTGGGCCCAGAGCGCCACCTTCCCCCAG TTTAAGCCTGAGGAGATATCTGCCATGATGAAAGATTTTGATGAGCCTGGATCTCTTGCCCCAACTGGGTTGCACCTTGGTGGCACAAAGTACATGGTGATCCAGGGAGAGCCTGGAGCTGTGATCCGTGGAAAGAAG GGTTCTGGTGGCGTCACTGTGAAGAAAACCTCCCAAGCTCTTGTTATTGGTCTTTATGATGAGCCATTGACTCCAGGACAGTGTAACATGATAGTTGAGAGGTTGGGTGATTACCTCATCGATCAGGGCCTGTAG